The nucleotide window AAGTGCTGGAAGCCATCGAGGCCGCCGACATGCATAAACTTTGCGAGGAGTTGGGAGACTTACTGCTACAGATAGTCTTTCATGCCCGTTTGGCTGAAGAGCGGGGCGATTTTACCCTGGCCGACTGTCTGGAAACTATATGCACCAAAATGCGCCGGCGCCATCCCCACGTTTTTGGTACCATTAGCGTAAATACATCCGGAGAAGTTTTGGCCCGCTGGGATAAGATTAAAATGGCCGAAAAACAAAAAGATGGTCTGAAGACCCCATCTTTGCTGAGTGTACCGCGGGGACTGCCGGCCCTCTTGAAGGCTTTAAAGGTTCAGGAACAGGCAGCCCGGGTGGGATTTGACTGGGAAGACGCGGCAGGCGTTTGGTCGAAGGTGGAAGAAGAGCTTGAAGAGCTGAGAGAGGCCGCGAAGGGAGCGGGCGCCGCGGAACGGACTGCGGAATTGGGGGATGTATTATTTGCCCTGGTAAATCTGGCCCGCTGGCTCGGGGTTGAGCCTGAGGAGGCCCTGCAGGCCAGTGTTGCCAGATTTATGGAACGCTTTCAATACATCGAGGAGAAGGCGCGGCAGAAAGGCTTGGAATTAGAAAAGCTTTCCCTTGCTGAAATGGATAACTTATGGGAAGAGGCAAAAAAAGTTAAGGAAAATAAGGGTTAATGCAGGAGATTGTTGGATTATAGCGAATTAATGTGAACAAGGGTATACCCGATACAGGAGGGATAACTATTGAACAAGGTGGATCTAGTGGCCAGCGTGGCGGAAAAGGCCGACCTTACTAAGAAAGAGGCAGAAAAGGTTGTCGGCGCCGTCCTCGCCAGTATCGAAGAAGCCCTGGCCCAGGGCGATAAGGTGCAGCTTGTCGGTTTTGGCACCTTCGAGGTCAAAGAAAGGGCCGCTCGCGTGGGACGCAACCCGCGCACCGGCGAGGAAATTAAGATAGCGGCCACGCGGGTGCCGGTATTCAAGCCCGGCAAAGCCTTGAAAGAAGCTGTGGCCAAATAAAAGTAAGGGAAATCAGGCGCTATGCCTGATTTTTCTATGTGGGGGTTTAAAAAATGCGCCTTGATAAATTTTTAAAGGTATCCCGTTTAATTAAACGGCGCACATTGGCCAAAGAGGTCTGCGACGGCGGCGGCGTAGAAGTGAACCGCCGGCCGGCCAAGGCCGGCACGGAGGTCAAACCGGGAGACGTCATCACATTAAAATTGGGAAACCGATGGCAGACTATAGAGATATTGGCGACGCCGGAAAATATACCCGCCGACCGCGCCAAAGAAATTTACCGCGTCCTCGCCGAGGGAAGAGATGATACGGGGAATGCATAGCCGTGGAGGGCTTCTGCCTATACTAAAAAATAAAAAGGCAGGAGCGATAAACATTGCGGCGTAAGATTGGAACGTTGATAGCGACCCTGTTATTGTTAAGTGCTGTCTTGGAGGGGTGCCGGGCACCGGCCAGGCGACCGGCGGCGGAGGAACCCACCATTTCCCTTTATATTAATCAAACGGGCGAAGTTAAACGGATGAAAATAGAGGAATACCTTCCCGGCGTAGTGGCGGCCGAAATGGAACCAACATGGCCCCTTAATGCCCTGGCGGCCCAGGCAATCCTTGCCCGGACCTTTACCATGAAGAAGATCCAAGAAGGCGGTGTTAAAGCCCACAGCACCGACGCCTCCACCAGCGTTGAGGAGTTTCAAGCATACGACCCAACGAGGGTCAATGACAACGTGCGCCGGGCGGTGGAAATGACCAGGGGCCAGGTTATTAAGTATAAAGGAGATTATGTCAATGCCTGGTTTTATGCTTCCGGCGGCCCGCGGACGGCGGCTTCGGCGGTAGAAGGCCTCAACTTTAACAGAGAACCGGCCCCGTACATTCAAAGCGTTCCTGACCCGGGAATGGCCATAACCACACCGGAAAATAAAAGCTGGACGGCGACCTTTACCAATGCCGAGATAGCCGCTGCGGTAAGGAAGCTGACGGGGCAGGATCCGGGACCGTTTACATCGGTAAATATTGAGGCCAAAGGTCCCTCGGGACGGGCCACCAAGTTTAAGGTGGGGAGATTGACGGTTGATGCGCCCGCACTGCGCTTGGCCCTGGGCAACGATCGCCTGCGCTCAACCCTCATTACAGGCATTACCGCCGACGGCGGCCGGGTGACCTTCAAGGGACAAGGGTACGGACATGGTGTAGGAATGAGCCAGTGGGGGGCCAGGGCACTGGCGGAACAAGGCAAATCACCCCAGGAGATCATTAAATACTTTTTCAAAGACGTGGAGCTGGTGAAGGCCTGGTAGGCGGCCGCCGGCTTTTTTATTTCATTTTTGCTCCCATTCCTCATAAAAATAAATAGAGGGGGAATGGGCGCATGGCCGACGGGCAGCACCAGATCACCATAGTCAACCGGCAAAAACTCATGATAAGCGGCGTTCTTCATGTATTGAATTATGATGAAGAAGAAATACTCCTGGAAACCACCATGGGCCTTTTGACGGTAAAGGGCAAAGACTTTAACATCAGCAGTTTGAATCTGGAAACCGGCAACCTTGAAGCCGAGGGAATGGTAAACAATTTTTCTTACAGCGAGGGGAAGGGCGCCCGGGGAAAAAACATTCTCCAGCGCCTCCTCCGATGATCCCTTTGCCGGAACAGTGGCAGATATTTATGGCGCTGGGCGGCGGCGGGCTCCTTCTGGCCTTTCTTTTTGATTGTTACCGCGTCGGCCGCTATTTTTGGCGTCCGCGGGGAATGACAAGCCATTTGGGAGATGCCGTATTTTGGTTGATTTTAACCGTTTTTACCTTTGCCTTGTTGATGTTCATCAATTGGGGCGAAATGCGGGCCTACGTTTTTCTGGGTTTGGGCATGGGCGTAACCTCCTATAGTTTATTTTTAAGCGGGAGTGTACGTCCCTGGCTTTACCGCAGTGGCCGCTTACTGGGCAAAGTCATGGCCGGCG belongs to Moorella humiferrea and includes:
- a CDS encoding RNA-binding S4 domain-containing protein, encoding MRLDKFLKVSRLIKRRTLAKEVCDGGGVEVNRRPAKAGTEVKPGDVITLKLGNRWQTIEILATPENIPADRAKEIYRVLAEGRDDTGNA
- a CDS encoding SpoIID/LytB domain-containing protein, which encodes MRRKIGTLIATLLLLSAVLEGCRAPARRPAAEEPTISLYINQTGEVKRMKIEEYLPGVVAAEMEPTWPLNALAAQAILARTFTMKKIQEGGVKAHSTDASTSVEEFQAYDPTRVNDNVRRAVEMTRGQVIKYKGDYVNAWFYASGGPRTAASAVEGLNFNREPAPYIQSVPDPGMAITTPENKSWTATFTNAEIAAAVRKLTGQDPGPFTSVNIEAKGPSGRATKFKVGRLTVDAPALRLALGNDRLRSTLITGITADGGRVTFKGQGYGHGVGMSQWGARALAEQGKSPQEIIKYFFKDVELVKAW
- the yabP gene encoding sporulation protein YabP — translated: MADGQHQITIVNRQKLMISGVLHVLNYDEEEILLETTMGLLTVKGKDFNISSLNLETGNLEAEGMVNNFSYSEGKGARGKNILQRLLR
- the yabQ gene encoding spore cortex biosynthesis protein YabQ, coding for MIPLPEQWQIFMALGGGGLLLAFLFDCYRVGRYFWRPRGMTSHLGDAVFWLILTVFTFALLMFINWGEMRAYVFLGLGMGVTSYSLFLSGSVRPWLYRSGRLLGKVMAGGRRLITGVFFIVIIPGRIVYRLTSLFHRHRPPHPLE
- a CDS encoding HU family DNA-binding protein, producing MNKVDLVASVAEKADLTKKEAEKVVGAVLASIEEALAQGDKVQLVGFGTFEVKERAARVGRNPRTGEEIKIAATRVPVFKPGKALKEAVAK